One segment of Nostoc piscinale CENA21 DNA contains the following:
- the ssb gene encoding single-stranded DNA-binding protein encodes MNYINKVMLVGRCGQEPDLKYFESGAVKASISIAVRPPYRSEQALWFDLVAWGNQAEVIGNYVRKGTQIAITGEFGFDRWADKNSGTMRQKPVITINTIELLGSPRKEESTSTSVPNETQAVANANF; translated from the coding sequence ATGAACTATATCAACAAAGTCATGCTAGTTGGCAGATGTGGACAAGAACCCGATCTGAAATATTTCGAGTCGGGCGCAGTTAAAGCTTCAATCTCTATTGCAGTAAGACCGCCTTACAGAAGTGAACAAGCCCTTTGGTTTGATTTAGTCGCTTGGGGAAATCAAGCAGAAGTGATTGGAAATTACGTTCGTAAAGGGACTCAGATTGCAATTACTGGTGAATTTGGATTTGATCGTTGGGCTGATAAAAATTCTGGCACTATGCGGCAAAAGCCTGTAATCACAATCAACACCATCGAATTACTAGGTTCACCCCGTAAGGAAGAATCTACATCTACTTCTGTACCAAACGAAACACAGGCTGTAGCTAACGCAAATTTCTAG
- a CDS encoding type I restriction-modification system subunit M, with the protein MQLSLLNLPYNDDNSPIADIFNIPNLEKAEFLRNLAASMQSTIDQKKNPAIGNQRVTKRRKTIAQGIIQEGIELESIQSWLFAIAQMWETGNIPPILRGISHKSQVEALFRISQMGETIQKVHEKLAGEYYQDWVKSLSRAGLHTPSEIISAITEIQRVVKPEAIDTTKQLLNKLELEIIGMKDGDFFPTPKPVCQRLVQLADIKPNWQILEPSAGSGNIAEYITNTYPNVQLEVVEINYDLRQILELKGFNLVGKNFLEFNPSHLYNACIMNPPFCELVQHIYQAWKLLVTGGVLVSVIPESVFFNRKYKTFKGWLKANNSYVEMVDKDAFLSSNNPTNVATRIIKLIKP; encoded by the coding sequence ATGCAACTATCTCTGCTAAATCTACCCTACAACGATGATAATTCACCCATAGCAGATATTTTCAATATTCCTAACTTAGAAAAAGCAGAATTCCTCCGTAATTTAGCTGCTTCTATGCAGTCAACAATCGACCAAAAGAAAAATCCTGCTATTGGAAATCAAAGGGTAACAAAGCGTCGTAAAACTATAGCTCAAGGGATAATCCAAGAAGGAATTGAACTTGAAAGCATCCAGTCTTGGTTATTTGCGATCGCACAAATGTGGGAAACAGGAAATATCCCGCCAATACTACGCGGTATATCTCACAAATCGCAAGTAGAAGCCCTATTTAGAATTTCCCAAATGGGAGAAACAATTCAGAAAGTCCACGAAAAATTGGCAGGCGAATATTACCAAGACTGGGTAAAGTCTTTAAGTCGCGCCGGATTACATACACCAAGCGAAATTATATCCGCAATAACGGAAATTCAACGGGTAGTAAAACCTGAAGCAATTGATACTACCAAGCAACTACTCAATAAGCTTGAGTTAGAAATCATTGGCATGAAAGATGGAGATTTCTTCCCTACTCCTAAACCAGTCTGTCAACGGCTTGTTCAACTGGCAGATATTAAACCAAATTGGCAAATTTTAGAGCCTAGTGCTGGTAGTGGAAATATTGCTGAGTATATCACTAATACCTACCCTAATGTTCAACTAGAGGTGGTTGAGATTAATTACGATTTACGACAAATTCTAGAACTCAAAGGATTTAATCTCGTAGGGAAAAACTTTCTGGAGTTTAACCCCAGTCATTTATACAATGCCTGTATCATGAATCCTCCATTTTGTGAACTTGTCCAACATATTTACCAGGCTTGGAAGTTACTCGTAACGGGTGGCGTATTAGTTTCAGTTATACCTGAATCGGTTTTCTTCAATCGTAAGTACAAAACCTTCAAAGGCTGGCTAAAAGCCAATAATAGCTATGTAGAAATGGTAGATAAAGATGCCTTTTTGAGTTCAAATAATCCTACGAACGTAGCTACCAGAATCATTAAACTCATTAAACCATAG
- the iscB gene encoding RNA-guided endonuclease IscB: MSKVFVLDTEKRPLDPIHSAQARQLLRNKKAAVFRRFPFTIILKESRADASVSDLRIKLDPGAKITGIALVNDSTGEVVFAADLKHRGFAIRDALISRRQLRRTRRNRKTRYRKPRFLNRTRSEGWLAPSLMSRVHNVETWVNRLRKFAPITAISTELVKFDMQLMRNPEIEGKEYQQGTLAGYETREFLLEKWNRQCAYCGIKDIPLQIEHIHSRSKGGSNSITNLTLSCEKCNVKKGTKDIKDFLKKDPTRLQKILAQAKKPLADAAAVNATRYKLLEVLKSTDLPVECGSGGLTKFNRTNQQLQKTHWLDAACVGQSTPILIIKGIKPLLITANGHGTRQMCRTDKFGFPNRYVPKLKFIKGFQTGDIVKAVVTNGKKIGEYIGRVAVRSTGSFNISAQRGLIQGINYKFCKSIHKKDGYSYSS, translated from the coding sequence ATGTCCAAAGTATTTGTTTTAGATACCGAAAAAAGACCCTTAGACCCAATTCATTCGGCGCAAGCTAGACAGTTATTACGAAACAAAAAAGCAGCAGTATTTCGGCGTTTTCCTTTCACAATTATTCTGAAAGAATCTAGAGCAGATGCATCTGTATCTGACTTGAGAATTAAGCTAGACCCTGGAGCTAAAATAACGGGAATAGCATTAGTCAATGATTCCACAGGTGAAGTAGTTTTTGCTGCTGATTTAAAGCATAGAGGCTTCGCTATCAGAGATGCTTTGATTTCCAGAAGGCAACTAAGACGTACTAGGAGGAATCGCAAAACACGATACAGAAAACCCAGATTTCTCAACAGAACTAGATCAGAAGGATGGTTAGCTCCTAGCCTTATGAGTCGGGTTCACAATGTTGAAACATGGGTAAACAGATTACGCAAATTCGCACCAATCACAGCGATTAGTACCGAATTAGTCAAGTTTGATATGCAATTAATGCGTAATCCTGAAATCGAAGGTAAGGAATATCAACAAGGTACGTTAGCTGGATATGAAACCAGAGAATTTCTTCTAGAAAAATGGAACAGACAATGCGCCTATTGTGGTATCAAAGATATACCTTTACAGATTGAACACATTCACTCACGCTCAAAGGGAGGTTCTAATTCAATCACTAACCTTACTTTGAGTTGCGAAAAATGTAACGTCAAAAAAGGGACTAAAGATATTAAAGACTTTCTCAAAAAAGATCCCACTAGATTACAGAAAATTTTGGCACAAGCCAAGAAACCATTAGCTGATGCAGCAGCAGTCAATGCCACTAGATACAAACTTCTAGAGGTTTTAAAATCAACTGACTTACCCGTTGAGTGCGGTTCTGGTGGATTAACGAAGTTCAATAGAACTAATCAACAATTACAAAAAACTCATTGGTTAGACGCTGCTTGTGTTGGTCAATCAACTCCAATATTAATTATCAAAGGTATCAAACCGTTGTTAATTACCGCTAATGGGCACGGAACAAGGCAGATGTGTAGAACTGACAAATTTGGATTTCCTAATAGATATGTTCCCAAACTGAAATTTATCAAAGGTTTTCAGACAGGTGATATTGTTAAAGCTGTTGTCACCAATGGAAAAAAAATTGGTGAATACATTGGACGTGTAGCTGTACGTTCTACAGGTAGCTTTAATATCTCTGCTCAGAGAGGATTGATTCAAGGAATAAACTATAAGTTCTGTAAATCAATTCACAAAAAAGATGGTTACAGTTATTCAAGTTAA
- the dnaN gene encoding DNA polymerase III subunit beta yields the protein MTLEVENQACIITHNSGKCRLIGGKPDEFPTLPKGENPIEVNLSAKKLQAALEGTLYCTNGDETKLVLTGVNFKIDTNKWQAASTNGHKLALVTGTLDSEYSEPIDFTVPGKSLGELNKILSQSADTSVCNILLSNKTIEFSLPNTKVISRLLEGEYPKINSLIPKTFEYEFTLERKGFESALKRVSYLAERKQKVVKILWELEATQATLYTEATDIGDAVDSVLMKPATSHSENISIGLNIDYLLEGLKHISTDEIVVRCNKPTQPVIICPMGGLLNQLYLVMPVEIKQGFEKINNQSTKTEASTQPESSTEEVTDVAQATDDNENSQIEPPSLVAKDTTKGKSTSRSSRTKKRSGDCLKIKLLISAVGKE from the coding sequence ATTACGTTAGAGGTAGAAAACCAAGCCTGCATAATTACTCACAATAGCGGTAAATGCCGTCTGATTGGCGGAAAACCTGACGAGTTTCCAACTCTTCCCAAGGGAGAAAATCCAATAGAAGTAAATTTAAGTGCCAAGAAACTCCAAGCTGCACTTGAAGGGACACTGTATTGCACCAATGGTGACGAAACAAAGTTAGTTTTAACTGGTGTCAACTTCAAAATTGATACCAATAAGTGGCAAGCTGCTAGTACAAATGGTCACAAATTAGCACTAGTCACAGGAACACTTGATAGCGAATATTCTGAACCAATTGACTTTACTGTTCCAGGTAAGTCACTTGGCGAGTTAAACAAAATTCTCTCTCAAAGTGCCGATACAAGCGTGTGCAATATTCTTCTATCAAATAAAACTATTGAGTTTAGTCTTCCTAATACAAAGGTCATTTCCCGACTTTTAGAGGGAGAATACCCCAAAATCAATAGTTTGATTCCCAAAACATTTGAGTATGAATTTACATTAGAACGCAAGGGATTTGAGAGCGCACTGAAGCGGGTAAGTTATCTAGCTGAACGCAAGCAAAAGGTTGTCAAAATTCTCTGGGAATTGGAAGCTACACAGGCAACACTTTACACCGAAGCGACTGATATCGGGGATGCAGTTGACTCGGTATTGATGAAACCAGCAACTAGTCATTCAGAAAACATCAGTATTGGATTAAATATCGACTACCTTCTCGAAGGATTAAAGCACATTAGTACTGATGAAATCGTGGTGCGGTGTAACAAACCTACGCAACCAGTCATTATCTGCCCAATGGGAGGACTGCTCAATCAGCTGTATCTGGTAATGCCTGTAGAAATTAAGCAAGGGTTTGAAAAAATAAATAACCAAAGTACAAAGACAGAAGCCAGCACTCAACCTGAGTCTAGTACTGAAGAAGTAACAGATGTAGCACAGGCAACAGATGATAATGAAAATTCTCAAATAGAACCACCATCTTTAGTAGCGAAAGATACTACTAAAGGTAAGTCAACCTCACGGTCGTCACGAACGAAAAAAAGAAGTGGCGACTGCTTAAAAATTAAACTCCTTATCAGTGCAGTTGGTAAGGAGTAA
- the dnaX gene encoding DNA polymerase III subunit gamma/tau — translation MYQPLHLKYRPQTLSEVIGQEHIVRTLINAIALQKIAPAYLFSGPKGTGKTSTARIIAKSLNCQSSNEPTTKPCGECNSCKGITASSSVDVTELDAASNSGVELIRELISTIQFAPVEGRFKTFIIDECHALSSQSWQALLKTIESPPRHVVFIFCTTELHKVPETIVSRCQKFDFKRVPVSLVASYLKQISHQESINIAPSAVTAVAKANKGHLRDSLKLLDQLTLLGEEEITSNWVWELSGTIPEYDLLTVCENISKGEITGNLGILQDWIESGKQPTAIHTSLVSFLKDLLVCKTNLNGRHLTQLEEDTWEELVSISQLWNIDQIRNAIAILMARQSLMRDEDAHLWLEATLIEIVPTNKGSHQSQPWKDWKTAQDAINWAKEQLPHLTQAQLQEHWQKLTPINGKKAPAWVEAVQKLQQKQLQQA, via the coding sequence ATGTACCAACCACTACATCTCAAATACCGTCCCCAGACTCTTAGTGAAGTTATTGGGCAAGAACATATCGTTCGCACTCTCATAAATGCGATCGCACTCCAAAAGATTGCACCTGCTTACCTATTTAGTGGCCCCAAAGGTACGGGCAAAACCAGTACCGCCCGCATCATCGCTAAATCTCTTAACTGTCAGTCAAGCAATGAGCCGACAACTAAGCCCTGTGGAGAATGCAATTCATGTAAGGGAATTACAGCATCTTCTTCTGTTGATGTAACCGAACTGGATGCAGCAAGCAATAGTGGGGTAGAACTGATCCGAGAGCTTATATCCACTATCCAGTTTGCACCAGTGGAGGGTAGATTCAAAACATTCATTATTGATGAATGTCATGCCCTAAGCAGCCAATCGTGGCAAGCACTCCTCAAAACCATTGAAAGCCCTCCCCGTCATGTAGTATTTATCTTCTGCACAACCGAGTTACACAAAGTTCCAGAAACCATTGTCTCCCGTTGCCAAAAGTTTGACTTTAAGAGAGTTCCTGTCTCGCTAGTTGCAAGCTATCTAAAACAAATATCTCACCAAGAAAGTATCAACATTGCGCCATCAGCAGTTACCGCCGTAGCTAAAGCAAACAAGGGACATCTGCGCGACTCACTCAAACTATTAGACCAGTTAACCTTACTAGGTGAAGAGGAAATCACCTCTAACTGGGTTTGGGAACTATCAGGCACTATTCCCGAATACGATTTACTCACCGTCTGTGAAAATATCAGCAAAGGAGAAATTACGGGCAATTTAGGCATTCTCCAAGATTGGATTGAATCTGGTAAACAGCCAACTGCCATCCATACAAGTCTTGTCAGTTTCCTCAAAGACTTACTTGTGTGCAAAACTAATCTCAATGGCAGACATCTTACGCAGCTAGAAGAGGACACCTGGGAGGAATTAGTAAGTATCTCGCAGTTGTGGAATATCGACCAGATCCGAAACGCGATCGCAATTTTAATGGCACGCCAAAGTCTCATGCGGGATGAAGACGCGCATCTTTGGTTGGAAGCTACACTTATCGAGATAGTGCCAACCAACAAGGGTAGTCACCAATCACAACCCTGGAAAGATTGGAAAACTGCACAAGATGCGATTAACTGGGCGAAAGAACAGTTACCCCACTTAACACAAGCGCAGTTACAAGAACACTGGCAAAAGCTGACACCTATTAATGGTAAAAAGGCACCTGCTTGGGTAGAAGCTGTCCAAAAGCTGCAACAAAAACAATTACAGCAAGCTTAA
- a CDS encoding class I SAM-dependent methyltransferase produces MQDSRQEINARASMDLEQRRTWYSPVADVYYNARPHYPKELIDRSIALAQLDSDASILEVGCGPGNATVAFAGFGFSMRCLEPNQDFCHLAQHNCAQYPKVTICNTSFEEWELEAKQFNAVLSANAFHWIPPEIRYIKAAEAMCDNGSLILLWNLTPEPKYEVYQAIKEVYQAYAPSFVRYEGAEIQAEILRGFGQEILDSNCFKELVVEQTACEVTYSIDDYFKLLSTLRRLEPQAKELLFAGLREKLEKFGDSVQLSFLSAVHVARKDS; encoded by the coding sequence ATGCAAGACTCTAGACAAGAAATAAATGCCAGAGCTTCTATGGATTTGGAACAGCGAAGGACTTGGTATTCCCCTGTTGCTGATGTTTATTACAACGCAAGACCGCACTATCCAAAGGAACTAATTGATCGGTCTATCGCTTTAGCCCAACTTGACTCAGATGCATCGATTCTTGAGGTTGGTTGTGGCCCAGGAAATGCGACAGTGGCTTTTGCTGGATTTGGTTTTTCCATGAGGTGTCTTGAGCCAAATCAGGATTTTTGTCATTTGGCACAACACAACTGCGCTCAATATCCAAAAGTTACAATTTGCAATACATCATTTGAGGAGTGGGAACTAGAAGCAAAACAGTTCAATGCCGTTCTATCAGCCAATGCTTTTCACTGGATACCGCCAGAGATTAGATATATCAAGGCAGCAGAGGCAATGTGCGATAACGGTTCTCTTATCCTGCTATGGAATCTGACCCCAGAACCGAAATACGAAGTTTACCAAGCGATTAAGGAAGTGTATCAAGCTTATGCACCTTCCTTTGTTCGATATGAAGGTGCAGAGATTCAAGCGGAGATTTTGAGGGGGTTTGGACAAGAAATTTTAGACTCCAATTGTTTCAAAGAGTTGGTTGTCGAGCAAACTGCGTGTGAAGTTACCTATAGCATTGATGACTACTTCAAGCTTTTGAGTACCTTGAGAAGACTAGAGCCACAAGCAAAAGAGTTACTATTTGCCGGATTGCGGGAGAAGCTAGAAAAATTTGGAGATAGCGTACAACTCTCGTTCCTTTCTGCTGTTCATGTTGCCCGCAAAGATAGCTAA
- a CDS encoding 3'-5' exonuclease: MNYNHRDFVKKSRGIIVVDEDKLNIYWKDPTPIKPWQPKIQLKPYQELSQIFVDIETAGINPFESRIYAIGCMDSRGYSTIFMDISEAKILTKFINHLSKRNPDVIFTYNGMAFDIPFIITRCNLHGIKHPFQVASKSRTIRTAQVRGEPLKIQEVFIRNSQHVDIYICVLRWDFIAKKLTNGRSLKKAVLDMGLRQNTRLVLPYEEILGCWKDGPNSKGWKRLKEYLVYDLEDTRLIANRLVPSYYYEALIVPEMNLQQLTLAGNGTKWERIFKHHYPGYKPKPDRKYKFQGGMAYSIPGLYRRVGYADISSMHPWAMLDKGICSIKDTERIGLSILQYLVNEKFRLEQLASAGDVAAKEKRESVKVLANSEFGFLGTSELAFNDMEAAALVTAYSRKILKLMIEIITRHGGTPVEVDTDGVFFTHPNPEEVRSLLQSQLPKGITVKLEFIADAMFIPERGTKNYLLWLPDRKIITKGNWRNRDRSQLEKEFSIEYLTLLIQNVSAAEDYYVHIKSQIFSREYPKEKLAITRKIKEGEKEILKLGKPGDVVTYYYGISGITNISSNENYSRQYYLHLIEKRREEILKIAAPATLESNKRQLSLF; the protein is encoded by the coding sequence ATGAATTATAACCACAGAGATTTTGTGAAGAAATCTAGAGGGATAATCGTTGTCGATGAAGACAAACTAAACATTTATTGGAAAGACCCTACTCCAATAAAACCTTGGCAGCCCAAAATACAACTCAAGCCGTATCAGGAACTTTCACAAATATTTGTTGATATCGAAACGGCAGGAATAAACCCATTTGAAAGCCGGATTTATGCTATTGGCTGTATGGATTCAAGGGGATATTCTACTATTTTCATGGATATCTCAGAAGCTAAAATACTGACCAAATTTATCAACCATCTCAGTAAAAGAAATCCAGATGTGATTTTCACATATAACGGGATGGCATTTGATATTCCATTTATTATTACTCGATGCAACTTGCACGGTATAAAACACCCATTTCAAGTTGCATCTAAATCTCGGACTATTCGTACCGCCCAAGTACGGGGTGAGCCACTAAAAATTCAGGAGGTATTCATCCGAAATAGCCAACACGTAGACATTTATATCTGCGTTCTGAGGTGGGATTTCATAGCCAAAAAGCTAACTAACGGCAGATCGCTCAAAAAAGCTGTATTGGACATGGGACTGCGCCAGAACACTAGGCTAGTTCTTCCCTATGAAGAAATCCTCGGTTGTTGGAAAGATGGCCCCAACAGTAAGGGATGGAAACGCCTAAAAGAGTATCTTGTCTACGACCTTGAAGACACCCGGCTAATTGCGAATAGACTTGTACCCTCATACTATTACGAAGCACTAATTGTACCGGAAATGAACCTCCAGCAGCTAACACTTGCTGGTAATGGTACTAAATGGGAGCGAATATTTAAGCATCATTATCCAGGCTATAAACCAAAACCCGATCGCAAGTACAAATTCCAAGGAGGGATGGCTTACTCTATTCCTGGACTGTATAGAAGGGTTGGATATGCAGATATTAGCTCAATGCATCCTTGGGCAATGCTAGACAAGGGTATTTGCTCAATTAAAGATACAGAACGTATTGGGCTAAGTATTCTGCAATATTTGGTGAATGAAAAATTTAGGTTGGAACAACTTGCATCTGCTGGAGATGTTGCTGCTAAGGAAAAAAGAGAATCCGTCAAGGTTTTAGCTAACTCCGAGTTTGGATTCTTAGGAACCTCTGAACTCGCCTTCAATGATATGGAGGCTGCTGCATTAGTTACAGCCTACAGTCGAAAAATACTCAAGCTAATGATTGAAATTATCACTCGGCACGGTGGTACTCCTGTGGAAGTTGACACTGATGGAGTGTTTTTCACACATCCCAACCCAGAAGAGGTACGTAGTTTACTTCAATCTCAATTGCCTAAAGGGATAACTGTCAAGCTAGAGTTTATCGCCGACGCTATGTTTATCCCCGAACGAGGAACCAAAAATTACCTTTTATGGCTTCCAGACAGGAAAATTATCACTAAAGGCAACTGGCGCAACCGCGATCGCTCTCAACTGGAGAAAGAATTTTCTATTGAGTATTTAACCCTGCTAATTCAAAATGTATCAGCAGCAGAAGATTATTATGTACACATCAAATCCCAGATTTTCTCAAGGGAATATCCAAAAGAAAAACTTGCAATCACACGCAAAATTAAAGAGGGCGAAAAAGAAATCCTTAAACTAGGGAAACCTGGAGATGTAGTCACTTACTATTACGGAATTAGCGGCATAACTAATATCAGTAGTAATGAGAATTATTCACGTCAATACTATCTTCACTTGATTGAGAAAAGGCGAGAAGAAATTCTCAAAATAGCTGCTCCTGCAACACTAGAAAGTAACAAGCGTCAGTTATCTCTTTTCTAA
- the holA gene encoding DNA polymerase III subunit delta translates to MNQNVHAEWKDFNYIKLSGNEKNIATKVFTEVMTLPFGESNKIVHTDSEHLIGSLSNEDNNQELENQLSRIPASNILLITGNKKPDSRRTVVKTILKYAQQEEFPLVPCWDKKGIVNLIEKYAAIHQVKLTPDVTDFLVEAIGNNTARADSEFAKLAVYASEKIISIEEIKQLVSNHNTDYQKLTMAMLRNHSNLAIAQVDKLLDSNEHPLKIVATLTSNFRTWLITKAGVEAKLSDMNIAEIAELKNPKRLYYLKDEIKFVGVQKLKNSLTLLLQLETELKSGTNNLTSRIIEICTI, encoded by the coding sequence GTGAATCAAAATGTCCATGCTGAATGGAAAGATTTCAACTACATCAAGCTATCTGGAAATGAGAAAAATATTGCTACCAAGGTTTTTACTGAGGTTATGACGTTACCCTTTGGAGAGAGTAATAAAATTGTTCATACAGATAGCGAGCATTTAATTGGAAGTTTATCCAATGAGGATAATAACCAAGAACTTGAAAATCAGCTTTCTCGAATACCTGCAAGTAACATTCTTTTAATTACTGGTAATAAAAAGCCAGATTCTCGCAGGACAGTAGTAAAAACGATCCTAAAATATGCTCAACAAGAAGAGTTTCCTCTCGTTCCTTGCTGGGATAAAAAGGGGATAGTTAATTTGATAGAGAAGTATGCAGCTATCCATCAAGTTAAACTTACACCAGATGTGACTGATTTTCTAGTCGAAGCAATTGGTAATAACACTGCACGAGCCGATAGCGAATTTGCTAAACTTGCTGTCTATGCAAGTGAAAAAATTATTTCCATTGAGGAGATAAAACAATTAGTTAGTAATCACAATACTGACTACCAAAAGCTTACTATGGCTATGTTAAGGAATCATTCAAACTTGGCAATAGCGCAGGTGGATAAACTACTAGATAGTAATGAACATCCACTCAAAATAGTAGCAACTCTTACGTCAAATTTTCGCACTTGGCTAATAACTAAAGCTGGTGTAGAAGCTAAATTATCTGACATGAATATTGCAGAAATAGCCGAATTGAAAAACCCTAAAAGATTGTATTACCTCAAAGATGAAATCAAGTTTGTAGGCGTTCAAAAACTAAAAAACAGCCTTACCTTACTTTTACAACTCGAAACGGAACTCAAAAGCGGTACTAACAATTTAACTAGCCGAATTATCGAAATTTGCACAATATGA
- a CDS encoding AAA family ATPase: MKNDLFTEIIGQHTAKLLLTEAIERNQIAPAYLFSSEVEGVGKGKTALAFANAILSRGSRSAIAGESKHLDILQIKPTYIENTSQQKGVPAIRVEQVRQVIEFLSTSAVEGKQKVVIIYEADMLNSTAANKLLKTLEEPKTGTFILISSYPQKLLPTIKSRCQIIPFQRLTDEEVISVLKDQQIEATEKILAISLGSPGQAIANIQMLASVSTEITSQLEVPPDDILKALSLSNSISSWNHQTQLWLLTYLQYNWWQKLKSTKLLAKFTQARKQLLHHVTPRSVWDTLLLP, from the coding sequence ATGAAAAACGATTTATTTACAGAAATCATCGGACAGCATACTGCCAAACTTCTACTAACTGAAGCAATCGAACGTAATCAAATTGCTCCCGCATACCTATTTAGCAGCGAAGTTGAGGGAGTGGGCAAAGGAAAAACTGCTCTGGCATTCGCAAATGCAATACTCTCAAGAGGAAGTCGCTCCGCGATCGCAGGAGAATCTAAACATCTAGACATCTTACAAATCAAACCAACTTATATCGAAAACACCTCCCAGCAGAAAGGTGTACCTGCTATCCGAGTAGAACAGGTGCGCCAGGTAATTGAATTTCTCTCAACTAGTGCAGTCGAGGGCAAGCAAAAGGTGGTGATTATCTATGAAGCAGATATGCTCAACTCTACTGCCGCTAACAAACTTCTCAAGACGCTGGAAGAACCTAAAACTGGAACGTTTATTCTGATATCATCCTATCCTCAAAAGCTATTACCCACTATCAAGAGTAGATGTCAAATCATACCTTTCCAAAGGTTAACTGACGAGGAGGTTATTTCTGTCCTTAAAGACCAACAGATTGAGGCAACAGAAAAAATACTAGCTATCAGTTTGGGCAGTCCTGGTCAAGCGATCGCCAATATTCAAATGTTAGCTTCCGTCTCAACAGAAATCACAAGTCAACTGGAAGTACCTCCTGACGATATCCTCAAGGCACTCAGTTTGAGTAACTCCATCTCAAGCTGGAATCACCAAACACAGTTATGGTTGCTTACCTATCTGCAATACAACTGGTGGCAGAAATTAAAAAGCACTAAGCTACTAGCTAAATTCACTCAAGCAAGAAAGCAATTGCTGCATCACGTTACGCCCAGAAGTGTTTGGGATACCCTACTTCTGCCATAA
- a CDS encoding DUF5895 domain-containing protein: MPKSQTKPTNSATEESTVSQSESPEQTVQNNTNIQKRKLAISKFANPEYNAPISNICICQVINHMEAEKVGLFIKDKYLAAINWQGQEPTHKHTFSSGTPEMGVLLQSPRMHILDVSPRYIEQRDDGKIVGVYESPDGYEMYQALGKDAAVLRRFYLLQLVDENNHNLHSVPIVLSIKGVASSKFGEAYKQFQRELEVAFARFTNATVAEKRAEFHRLGVFQPTFTPSLEPKEAVNQRDKSWVAVVTSYKSPNPDGSDFLEFFSEGKEIDIQTTMQANPEFSHRIGKTSTVVAEHNRLVGAADMPVAALPPSTAGQAYTAYSTEMEELPY; this comes from the coding sequence ATGCCAAAAAGTCAAACAAAGCCTACTAATTCTGCTACTGAAGAAAGCACAGTATCCCAGTCTGAATCCCCTGAACAAACAGTTCAGAATAATACAAACATACAAAAGCGTAAATTAGCTATTTCTAAATTTGCAAATCCTGAGTACAATGCGCCGATTAGTAATATCTGCATCTGCCAAGTAATCAATCACATGGAAGCAGAAAAAGTCGGGTTGTTTATCAAAGATAAATACTTAGCAGCAATTAACTGGCAAGGACAAGAACCTACACACAAGCACACCTTCTCTAGTGGCACGCCAGAAATGGGAGTATTGCTGCAATCGCCCAGGATGCACATTCTTGATGTTTCTCCCAGATATATTGAGCAACGCGATGATGGCAAAATTGTAGGAGTGTACGAATCACCTGATGGGTACGAAATGTACCAAGCACTTGGCAAAGATGCCGCAGTATTGAGACGGTTTTATTTGTTGCAGCTTGTTGATGAAAATAATCATAACCTGCACTCAGTACCAATTGTCTTATCAATTAAAGGCGTTGCGTCATCAAAATTTGGCGAGGCTTATAAACAGTTCCAACGAGAACTAGAGGTTGCATTCGCCCGATTTACTAATGCAACTGTTGCTGAAAAACGTGCAGAGTTTCATCGCCTCGGTGTATTTCAACCTACCTTTACGCCGTCTCTTGAACCTAAAGAAGCAGTCAACCAAAGAGATAAATCTTGGGTAGCAGTTGTCACTTCCTACAAATCACCAAACCCCGATGGAAGCGATTTTCTCGAATTCTTCTCAGAAGGCAAAGAAATCGATATCCAAACAACAATGCAGGCAAACCCCGAATTCTCTCACCGCATCGGTAAAACATCAACTGTTGTAGCAGAACATAATCGCCTGGTAGGTGCAGCTGATATGCCAGTAGCAGCACTTCCTCCTAGTACAGCAGGTCAGGCTTATACAGCATACAGTACCGAGATGGAAGAATTGCCCTACTAA